The Solanum dulcamara chromosome 6, daSolDulc1.2, whole genome shotgun sequence genome contains the following window.
GCAAGAGGAGGAAAGTTAATGCCCACAACTTCTTAGCCCCAATATTAACACAATACATAAAAAGGAACCTTAAAAGACACAGAGAATAGTGGATACCCCCAACTTCTTAGCCCCAAAATTAACACAATATACAAAAAGGTACCTAAAAATGCAAGAGGAAAGTTTtttttgggtagttatagggaATCTTATAACTAAGATAATCAAGCACAAAGGAAACAAAAGGCTAGACAATTAGACATAGTTTCAGTTCCTACGTAGGTTCTTTTCACCTCCCTCAAGGTACTACTTCACTATCCGTCACACAAGAGTATTTTGCCTTGCAAGGTAGTCCTTGCTGATTCACACAGGCACCCCTACTCCTCTACTTTTACATGTTTAGCTAGGATATTAATTTAAGTAAAGACAGGACACTAGCTAGCTTATGCTTCAGACAAGCTCGAAAGAACACATCTTGGATCACTAGTTTCACAAGTGCAGCCGACATTTCCCATGGAATACAACTTGATTCTTCCATGCCAGACATGGTATATACTCTATCGGTTTTATAATGAGTTTCCATCTAAGCGCATTCCTCTGGCAAGTCCCAACTAGCTCTTGTAATAACTTGCCGATTCAACAACTAACACCAAATATCAGATACTCAATCATTTCATCCGCCCCTTTACATAGAGGACAGAAAGGTTCTACATCTACTCCCCAGTTTGAGCAATCTGTCTTTAGTGAAAATACACAATACCCACAACTCCTTAGCCCCAAAAATCAACACAATGCACAAAAAGGATCCTAAAAATGCAAGCGGAAAGATTTTTTTGTGTAATTATAGAGAATTCTATTACCAAGTAAGTAGTCAAGCACAAAGGAAACAAAAAGAACTAGACAAGTTGACATAGTCCCAGTTCCTATGCACACCTACTCCTCTACTTCTTTTACATGTTTAGTTAGGATAGTAAGTTGAGTAAAGACAGGACATTAGCTAGCTTAGGCTTCTGACGAGTTCAAAAGTAGACATTTTGGATCACTAGCTTCACATTTGCAGCCGCTATAAGTTTCATGGAGCTTGCTCTATTGTTTGTATAATGAGTTTCCATCCAATACCATTTCTCTGGCCAGTCTCAACTAGGTCTTGTAATACCTTGTCAATTCAACAAGTTACCCCAAATATCAGCTGCTATAGTACATTGGAAAAACAGGTGCCCAATAGTTTCATCAGCCCCTTTACATAGAGGACAGAAAGGTTCTACATTGACTCCCCAGTTGAGCAATCTTTCTTATGGGGTAAAGACACAATACCAACAACTTCTTAGGCCCAAATTAACACTGTACACAAAAAGGAACCAAAAAATACAGAGAGAACAATGAATACACACAACTCCTTAGCACCAAAATTAACACTATACAAAAAAGGATCCTAAAAATGCAAGAAGAAAGATAATACCCACAACTTCTTAGCCCCAAATTAACACAAAACACAAAAAAGGGAActaaaaaatacaaagagacCCAAAACTTCTTAGCCCCAAAATTAACACAATACACAAAAAAGGAAccaaaaaaatacaaagagaaaagTGAAATACCTGATGGTGTTATCAGTCCTCATGCGGATCCAGTAAGGAATAGGCCTATTCTGCCTCTGCTTCTTTGCCAGCTTCTTCTTGATCATGAAAGTCTTGTGGGACGGCTACACACACCCAAAACAAAACCGGTAAATTCAACAGAAATTGTGAGGTACTGCGTTAATAATGATGCTTAATGGGTAAACGGATCTCACCATTTTCACGATCGGCGAGTTCCTCCCCGGAGCTGACTGCTGCTGCTGAAGATGAAATACAAGGATTTGGTAAAACCCTAGTTTGCGGTTGTTTTATAGTGTAAACGAAGCCCAATTAGTGAAGAGTGTTTGGGTCAGATATATGTAAAAGCCCAATAAGGATGTTTATGGGCAGCTCAAAGCCCATTTttgaagtgttttttttttttataattttttataattactcTCACCCTATTGCAATTTAAGAAATCGTTTGCTACGAGGGATAAGAAATATCAATCTCGTgataaaataaatgattattttatcaattttggtTGATTCTCCTTTTGTATATTAGAATTACCATATATTTTCTATGCTTTTTTTATCTCTGACGGTTATGGTAACGTAAGGCTAGAGCTTGGAGCTAGGTAGAAATTGATTTTGCGATTAATATGATTTAAATGGATATATTCAATGATATAATTCCAGACTTGTTATCAAGAGTTATACTCGGAAAGGAGACATTAATTTTAATGAGACTATTTTCACTAGTATCATAAAATGCTCATTAAGAATTGTTATGATGgctgattatgattttaaattataaaaaatagatGTGAAAATTACCTTATATAATGGAGACCTGAAGAGAAAATTTATGTGGAACAATTAGAGGGAGAAAGTTTATGTGGAACAATTAAAGAGTTtcgaaatataaaaaaaagattatatGTCGgctaaaaaatttaatatatggACTCAAACAAGCCGCACgacaataatatataaaattcaatGATACCAtagcatattttatttttaaaaaattacattgatTAGTGTATAAACTAAAAAATCAGTTGGAgcaaatttatatatttagttttttatgTTGATAACATTTGCTTGTTGTTAATGATTTAGGCATATTACGTGAGACGAAATCtctatgaattttaaaataaaaaatatgagtgAGATATCCTATGTGATAGCGATAAAAATAATTCATGATAAATCATAAGGATTATTGAAATTGTCTTAGAACAACTATATTGAAAGAGTTCTAGAGAGATTTAAAACAAGCAATTATTTGATAGAAATTATTCATATTTAAAAAGGGAATAAATTTAGTCTCGTGCAATTTCTGAAGAATAATGTGGAAGAGGGCCGGCTCCATGTTATAAGAAATAAGGCATAAATCTTAGGCCCCAATTTTAGGGGGCCTCAAATTTTTActacaaaaatatattatatattaatttttaatttaaaaattaattatttatgataaaagtatatttttttaaaaaaataatatattattttattctctttaacCCCATTCAAAtagaagaaattaagaaaatattgttTTGCCTTCTTACGTACGCTTCACTAatattcacattattttattcattttaactcattttgtattatttttattcaattttttgatAAGTTAAAGTAATACTTtgtcaaaaatataaattgatagACGAAAAAGTGTTGAACAAAGtgaatttcaaattcttttcttATATCTTCATAAATTTTCAAGCATTAGGACAAGCATATTAAAGTGGGGAGCAAGTTATCAActtcttgaattaattatattgttCTAAGATCTTAtctttatttaaagtttatcAACTTATTACTTATAGAATTATGTTAATAATTCACTTAATGATTGTCtaagtgaaaaaatatttttcaacgtTGAATTAATAATCTTACCTAAAAgtaataattgaatttttttttcccaaagaaatcatttataaaaaaatatgaagtaaTAATTTAAATCTAAAAagtgtaagaaaatatatattttaaataaatacatataaaagtTGTTTAAATTTTAGGCCTCTAATTAAGATTTCACTTTAGTCCTCCACTTATGTTGAGCCGCCCCTAATATGGAACAAAAAAATAGAGTCAATTTCTTACTTTTCTattatatattgaaaatttgatgtATGTTCAAACCTGCACAAAATTGAATATTCATTTTGCGATATGTTAGAAAGTTATCGGAGTAACCTATGAATTGATCACTTGAAAACTGAAAAGAAAGTCTTAAATGATTGTTCGGGTATGTCGTGGAATTTTTTTGAAAGACAAGAAGAGGTACCTTAAAGAACAATGTAGAAATGATCCTGTATAGAGATCCAACCACTTAAAGTTATTGGATACTCGAATTCAGATTTTGCTCGATATGTTGACACTAGAGAGTCCAAGTTTGATTACTTATTT
Protein-coding sequences here:
- the LOC129891497 gene encoding 60S ribosomal protein L39-3, with the translated sequence MPSHKTFMIKKKLAKKQRQNRPIPYWIRMRTDNTIRYNAKRRHWRRTKLGF